The following coding sequences are from one Streptomyces venezuelae window:
- a CDS encoding MFS transporter translates to MSQNLASRPPESPGTSFTGREWGTLLVLCGAIFLEGIDVAMLNIALPSIRADLGLSTGSLQWVMSAYVLGYGGFMLLGGRAADLFGRRQMFVLWLSVFLLFSGLGGLATEGWMLIAARFVTGVAAAFMTPAGLSVITTGFAEGPRRNKALLFYSGTAAGGFSVGLVVGGLLTSVGWRWVFFAPVVLSAVILLAALAVVPESPRPERPERRVDVAGGVAITTAIVLLVLGVERATHAGFAWTALTVGAGLVLLAVFVAVERRAAAPLIRLGLLRCGPLVRANLSGLLFAAGFFGFQFLVVLYLRELRDWSTLQTSFAMLVLGVDAVLSPVLTPRLVGRFGNQRVIFGGLLLAASAYALFLPLGADWTYAMMLPSLIAVGVAFSLAYGPLTIVATEGVAEDEQGVAGALLYTSFQFGAALGLSTVTAVNVAATASGSPPDLLDGYRAALWVPVAAVLLAALISAFGLRTTKGNVPVAAVA, encoded by the coding sequence ATGAGTCAGAACCTTGCGTCCCGCCCTCCCGAATCCCCCGGCACCTCCTTCACCGGCCGCGAGTGGGGCACCCTCCTCGTCCTCTGCGGCGCGATCTTCCTGGAGGGCATCGACGTCGCGATGCTCAACATCGCCCTCCCCTCCATCCGGGCCGACCTCGGGCTGTCCACCGGCTCGCTGCAGTGGGTCATGAGCGCCTACGTCCTCGGGTACGGCGGTTTCATGCTGCTCGGCGGGCGGGCGGCCGACCTGTTCGGGCGCCGTCAGATGTTCGTCCTCTGGCTCTCCGTCTTCCTGCTCTTCTCCGGGCTCGGCGGCCTGGCGACGGAGGGGTGGATGCTGATCGCCGCCCGCTTCGTCACGGGCGTCGCCGCGGCGTTCATGACCCCGGCCGGGCTCTCCGTCATCACCACCGGGTTCGCGGAAGGTCCGCGGCGCAACAAGGCGCTGCTCTTCTACTCCGGCACCGCGGCCGGCGGTTTCTCGGTCGGCCTGGTCGTCGGCGGTCTGCTCACCTCGGTGGGCTGGCGCTGGGTGTTCTTCGCGCCCGTCGTGCTCTCCGCCGTGATCCTGCTCGCCGCCCTCGCCGTCGTGCCGGAGTCGCCGCGCCCGGAGAGGCCGGAGCGGCGTGTCGACGTGGCGGGCGGGGTCGCGATCACCACCGCCATCGTGCTGCTCGTCCTCGGCGTGGAGCGCGCCACGCACGCCGGGTTCGCGTGGACCGCGCTCACCGTCGGAGCGGGACTCGTCCTACTGGCCGTGTTCGTCGCGGTCGAGCGCCGCGCGGCGGCCCCGCTGATACGGCTCGGCCTTCTGCGGTGCGGTCCGCTGGTCCGCGCCAACCTCTCGGGGCTGCTCTTCGCCGCGGGCTTCTTCGGCTTCCAGTTCCTGGTGGTGCTGTATCTGCGGGAACTGCGGGACTGGTCGACGCTGCAGACCAGTTTCGCGATGCTCGTCCTCGGCGTCGACGCCGTCCTCTCCCCCGTCCTGACCCCCCGGCTGGTCGGTCGCTTCGGCAACCAGCGGGTGATCTTCGGCGGGCTGCTGCTCGCCGCGTCGGCGTACGCGCTGTTCCTGCCGCTCGGCGCCGACTGGACGTACGCGATGATGCTGCCGAGCCTGATCGCCGTCGGCGTCGCCTTCTCCCTCGCGTACGGCCCGCTGACCATCGTGGCCACGGAAGGCGTGGCCGAGGACGAGCAGGGCGTCGCGGGTGCGCTGCTCTACACGTCGTTCCAGTTCGGCGCCGCGCTGGGTCTTTCGACGGTCACGGCGGTCAACGTCGCGGCGACCGCGTCGGGTTCGCCCCCGGACCTCCTGGACGGCTACCGGGCCGCGCTCTGGGTACCGGTGGCCGCCGTCCTGCTCGCCGCGCTGATCAGCGCCTTCGGGCTCCGCACGACGAAAGGGAACGTGCCGGTCGCGGCGGTCGCCTAG
- a CDS encoding N-acylneuraminate cytidylyltransferase, with protein MSHPGPAGTQARRVLAVIPARGGSKGVPAKNLAPVGGVPLVARAIRACLAARLVTDVVVSTDDHVIAEAARHAGAEVVLRPAAIAGDTATSEAAVLHAMDAHEALHGSAVDVVLLVQCTSPFLTAEDVDGVASAVTEHGADTAVTVAPFHGFIWRDAADDATEDGTGLQKGLGAHHTDSVGGTATLANSTRTRGGYGVNHDKSFRPRRQDRPQDLLETGAAYAMDAAGFRTEKHRFFGRTEPVRTDPARVLEVDDPHDLARARALAPLFDADLPEGDAALPTAADIDAVVLDFDGTQTDDRVLIDSEGREFVSVHRGDGLGIAALRRSGLNMLILSTEQNPVVAARARKLKLPVLHGIDRKDLALKQWCEEQGIAPERVLYVGNDVNDLPCFALVGWPVAVASAHDVVRGAARAVTTVPGGEGAIREIATWILGPSLDSLHS; from the coding sequence ATGTCCCACCCCGGCCCAGCAGGTACGCAGGCCCGCCGCGTGCTCGCCGTCATCCCCGCCCGCGGCGGCTCCAAGGGCGTACCGGCCAAGAACCTCGCCCCCGTCGGCGGCGTGCCGCTGGTGGCCCGCGCCATCCGCGCCTGCCTGGCCGCCCGGCTCGTCACCGACGTCGTCGTCTCCACCGACGACCACGTGATCGCCGAGGCCGCCCGGCACGCGGGTGCCGAAGTGGTGCTGCGCCCCGCCGCGATCGCCGGGGACACCGCGACCAGCGAGGCCGCCGTGCTGCACGCCATGGACGCCCACGAGGCGCTGCACGGCAGTGCCGTGGACGTCGTCCTGCTCGTGCAGTGCACCAGCCCCTTCCTCACCGCTGAGGACGTCGACGGGGTGGCCTCGGCGGTCACCGAGCACGGCGCCGACACCGCCGTCACGGTGGCGCCCTTCCACGGCTTCATCTGGCGCGACGCGGCGGACGACGCCACGGAGGACGGCACCGGTCTGCAGAAGGGACTCGGCGCGCACCACACGGACTCCGTGGGCGGCACCGCGACCCTCGCCAACTCCACCCGGACCCGCGGCGGCTACGGCGTCAACCACGACAAGTCGTTCCGTCCGCGCCGCCAGGACCGCCCCCAGGACCTCCTGGAGACCGGCGCCGCCTACGCCATGGACGCGGCGGGCTTCCGCACCGAGAAGCACCGCTTCTTCGGCCGCACCGAACCCGTCCGCACCGACCCGGCCCGCGTCCTGGAGGTCGACGACCCGCACGACCTCGCGCGGGCCCGCGCGCTCGCCCCGCTCTTCGACGCGGACCTCCCCGAAGGCGACGCCGCCCTCCCGACCGCCGCCGACATCGACGCGGTCGTCCTCGACTTCGACGGCACCCAGACCGACGACAGGGTGCTGATCGACTCCGAGGGACGGGAGTTCGTCTCCGTGCACCGCGGCGACGGACTCGGCATCGCGGCCCTCCGCAGGAGCGGCCTGAACATGCTGATCCTGTCCACGGAACAGAACCCGGTCGTCGCCGCACGCGCCAGGAAGCTGAAGCTCCCCGTGCTGCACGGCATCGACCGGAAAGACCTCGCACTGAAGCAGTGGTGCGAGGAGCAGGGCATCGCTCCCGAGCGCGTGCTCTACGTCGGCAACGACGTCAACGACCTCCCGTGCTTCGCCCTCGTGGGCTGGCCCGTGGCGGTCGCGAGCGCCCACGACGTCGTACGCGGCGCCGCACGCGCGGTCACCACCGTCCCCGGTGGTGAGGGCGCGATCCGAGAGATCGCCACCTGGATCCTCGGCCCCTCTCTCGACTCCCTCCACAGTTAA
- a CDS encoding GNAT family N-acetyltransferase, with protein sequence MITYEWRGAFEDPEVNALHAEGFGHPVLDIGWHEQLHGHSLGWVCARDEDGALVGFVNVAWDGGVHAFVLDTVVAGRCRRQGVGAGLVARAAQGARDAHCEWLHVDFDDEHRDFYLEACGFRETGAGLIAL encoded by the coding sequence ATGATCACGTACGAATGGCGGGGCGCCTTCGAGGACCCCGAGGTCAACGCCCTGCACGCCGAGGGCTTCGGGCACCCGGTGCTGGACATCGGGTGGCACGAGCAACTGCACGGGCACAGCCTCGGGTGGGTCTGCGCGCGGGACGAGGACGGGGCACTCGTCGGGTTCGTCAACGTCGCCTGGGACGGCGGCGTACACGCGTTCGTCCTCGACACGGTCGTGGCGGGGCGGTGCCGGAGACAGGGGGTCGGCGCCGGACTCGTCGCCCGCGCGGCACAGGGCGCCCGGGACGCCCACTGCGAGTGGCTGCACGTCGACTTCGACGACGAACACCGAGACTTCTACCTGGAGGCGTGCGGGTTCCGGGAGACGGGGGCGGGGCTCATCGCGCTGTGA
- a CDS encoding cysteine hydrolase: protein MAKTALLVMDVQRDVVELADDGSGYLPRLRTAIDAARSAGIPVIYVVMGLRPDVPDAARSTRIIRTVEEAGLFTEGARGSEIHPDVAPLPGETVVTKRRAGAFSGNDMDLVLRTHDVDHLILTGIATSGVVLHTACRANDTDLPFTVLSDACLDLDPEVHRTLTEKLFPQWAEVTTAASWAESIAR from the coding sequence ATGGCGAAGACCGCGCTCCTGGTGATGGACGTCCAACGCGACGTCGTGGAGCTGGCGGACGACGGCTCGGGCTACCTGCCGCGACTGCGCACGGCGATCGACGCGGCACGGTCGGCGGGCATCCCGGTGATCTACGTGGTGATGGGCCTGCGCCCGGACGTGCCGGACGCGGCCCGCTCCACGCGCATCATCCGCACCGTCGAGGAGGCGGGGCTGTTCACAGAGGGCGCCCGAGGCAGCGAGATCCACCCCGACGTCGCACCGCTGCCCGGCGAGACCGTGGTGACCAAGCGGCGGGCCGGCGCGTTCTCGGGCAACGACATGGACCTGGTCCTGCGCACCCACGACGTCGACCACCTGATCCTCACGGGCATCGCCACCAGCGGCGTAGTCCTGCACACAGCGTGCCGCGCGAACGACACGGACCTCCCCTTCACCGTCCTGTCGGACGCGTGCCTGGACCTGGACCCGGAGGTCCACCGCACCCTCACCGAAAAACTGTTCCCGCAGTGGGCGGAAGTCACGACGGCCGCGTCCTGGGCGGAGTCGATCGCCCGATGA
- a CDS encoding LysR family transcriptional regulator has product MERDELECFLLLAEELHFGRTAERMRLSRARVSQLVQRLERRVGAPLFVRSSRVVALTALGRRLRADLEPHHRAIEAALERAVAAARGIDSVLHVGFANPLTGEIVMKTTEALRVSHPGISVEVCEVPLGDPYGPLRKGEFDVQLTEFPVREDDLGGGAVLLSEDRVLALPATHPLAARTSVTLEDLAEVPLLTIEGPVPTYWLDHHAPSRTPSGRPVAHGPAVTNLQEALTLVAAGRGAFPAPAHTATYFARPGITYVPFADAEPTGYGLVWRLGHETGAVAAFARTAWDVTARGVPA; this is encoded by the coding sequence ATGGAGCGTGACGAACTGGAGTGCTTTCTCCTGCTCGCGGAGGAACTGCACTTCGGCCGCACGGCGGAGCGCATGCGGCTGTCCAGGGCCAGGGTGAGCCAGCTCGTACAACGCCTCGAACGCCGCGTAGGAGCACCGCTCTTCGTCCGCAGCAGCCGCGTGGTCGCCCTCACCGCGCTGGGCCGTCGGCTCCGCGCCGACCTCGAACCGCACCACCGTGCCATCGAGGCCGCCCTGGAGCGTGCCGTGGCCGCGGCACGCGGCATCGACTCGGTGCTGCACGTGGGCTTCGCCAACCCCCTCACCGGTGAGATCGTGATGAAGACGACGGAGGCCCTGCGCGTCAGCCATCCCGGGATCTCCGTGGAGGTCTGCGAGGTGCCGCTGGGTGATCCGTACGGGCCGCTGCGCAAGGGCGAGTTCGACGTGCAGCTCACCGAGTTCCCGGTACGGGAGGACGACCTGGGCGGCGGCGCGGTGCTGCTCTCGGAGGACCGCGTGCTCGCCCTCCCGGCGACGCACCCCCTGGCGGCCAGGACCTCGGTGACCCTGGAGGACCTGGCGGAGGTCCCCCTCCTCACCATCGAGGGCCCGGTCCCCACGTACTGGCTGGACCACCACGCCCCCTCCCGCACCCCGAGCGGTCGCCCTGTCGCCCACGGCCCCGCCGTGACGAACCTGCAGGAGGCGCTCACGCTGGTGGCGGCGGGGCGGGGCGCGTTCCCGGCACCGGCCCACACGGCGACGTACTTCGCCCGCCCCGGCATCACCTACGTCCCCTTCGCCGACGCGGAGCCGACGGGCTACGGCCTGGTGTGGCGGCTCGGCCACGAGACGGGGGCCGTGGCGGCGTTCGCGCGGACGGCATGGGACGTCACGGCGCGGGGAGTGCCCGCGTGA
- a CDS encoding M20 family metallopeptidase, producing MSSVSEEVSDGVPGAESALAAPLPGTLPEALRAELVAFRRDLHMHPELGHQEFRTTAALKARLEEAGLEPRVLATGTGLICDIGRPSTRPMLALRADIDALPIPDTKLGVPYRSTVPDRAHACGHDVHTTVVLGAGLVLADLAEKGQLPFPVRLIFQPAEEVLPGGATDAIESGALEGVGRIIAVHCDPRVDAGRVGLRHGPITSACDRLEVSLDGPGGHTARPHLTTDLVTAAAKVATDVPALVSRRADARSGLVVTWGRIETGHAPNVIPQHAELSGTVRCLDLRAWRDAPDLVHGAVQEVADLYRAKSEINYIRGVPPVVNDATVSDLLRDAMVERRGLHSVEDTEQSLGGEDFSWYLERVPGAMARLGVRHPGERTVRDLHQGDFDVDETAITAGVELFTAAALLDAMQ from the coding sequence ATGTCCAGTGTGTCCGAAGAGGTGTCCGACGGCGTGCCCGGAGCGGAGTCCGCACTCGCGGCACCGCTCCCCGGCACGCTGCCCGAAGCGCTCCGTGCCGAACTGGTCGCCTTCCGTCGCGACCTGCACATGCACCCAGAGCTCGGCCACCAGGAGTTCCGTACGACCGCGGCCCTCAAGGCCCGCCTGGAGGAGGCGGGCCTCGAGCCCCGTGTCCTCGCCACCGGCACGGGGCTCATCTGTGACATCGGCCGGCCGTCCACCCGCCCCATGCTCGCCCTGCGCGCCGACATCGACGCGCTGCCCATCCCGGACACCAAGCTCGGCGTCCCGTACCGCTCGACCGTCCCCGACCGCGCCCACGCCTGCGGCCACGACGTGCACACCACCGTCGTCCTCGGCGCCGGGCTCGTCCTCGCCGACCTCGCGGAGAAGGGGCAGCTGCCCTTTCCGGTGCGGTTGATCTTCCAGCCCGCCGAGGAGGTCCTGCCCGGCGGCGCCACCGACGCCATCGAGTCCGGCGCCCTCGAAGGCGTCGGCAGGATCATCGCCGTGCACTGCGACCCCCGGGTCGACGCGGGCCGCGTCGGCCTGCGGCACGGCCCCATCACCTCCGCCTGCGACCGCCTCGAGGTCTCGCTCGACGGACCCGGCGGGCACACCGCGCGCCCCCACCTCACCACGGACCTCGTCACCGCCGCCGCCAAGGTCGCCACCGACGTCCCCGCCCTGGTCTCCCGCAGGGCCGACGCCCGCTCCGGGCTCGTCGTGACCTGGGGCCGCATCGAGACGGGCCACGCCCCGAACGTCATCCCGCAGCACGCCGAGCTCTCGGGCACCGTGCGCTGCCTCGACCTGCGGGCCTGGCGGGACGCGCCCGACCTCGTGCACGGCGCCGTCCAGGAGGTCGCCGACCTCTACCGCGCGAAGTCCGAGATCAACTACATCCGCGGCGTGCCGCCCGTCGTCAACGACGCCACCGTCAGCGACCTGCTGCGCGACGCGATGGTCGAGCGGCGCGGCCTGCACTCCGTCGAGGACACCGAGCAGAGCCTCGGCGGCGAGGACTTCTCCTGGTACCTGGAGCGCGTGCCCGGCGCCATGGCCCGCCTCGGCGTGCGCCACCCGGGAGAGCGCACCGTCCGCGACCTCCACCAGGGCGACTTCGACGTCGACGAGACGGCGATCACCGCGGGCGTCGAACTCTTCACCGCCGCCGCGCTGTTGGACGCGATGCAGTAG
- a CDS encoding BMP family protein — MRRLSSTSRNSRTSRTSRATTHLTAAVAVLALAAAGCGKTSNEASQEDGGKENGPAGSSYKGKGIGLAYDIGGQGDQSFNDAAYAGYKKARDEFKIGGVDMEPGDGESSADKIQRLEQLARQGYDPVIGVGFVYAPAVEAAAKKFPKTTFGIIDDNTVKADNVADLVFHEEQGSYLAGVAAAKASKAEHVGFVGGVDIPLIHKFEAGFVQGVKSVDPKIKIEKRYLTEKPEEGGFSSPDKGQNAASGQIESGADVIYHAAGLSGQGVIQEAGSQKKWAIGVDSDQYKQKALAKYKDYILGSAFKDVGGAVYDLTKSVVEGRPMTGEQRYDLKSGRVGFSDSNPKYTAMKDVVAAVEKAEKDIVSGKVKVKIVP; from the coding sequence GTGCGTCGTCTCTCTTCGACATCCCGCAATTCCCGTACGTCCCGTACATCTCGCGCCACCACTCACCTCACCGCCGCCGTCGCCGTCCTCGCCCTCGCGGCGGCCGGCTGCGGCAAGACGAGCAACGAGGCCTCGCAGGAAGACGGAGGCAAGGAGAACGGCCCCGCGGGCTCCTCGTACAAAGGCAAGGGCATCGGTCTCGCGTACGACATCGGGGGCCAGGGCGACCAGTCCTTCAACGACGCCGCATACGCGGGGTACAAAAAGGCCCGCGACGAGTTCAAGATCGGCGGCGTGGACATGGAGCCGGGCGACGGCGAGTCCAGCGCCGACAAGATCCAGCGCCTCGAACAGCTCGCCCGGCAGGGGTACGACCCGGTCATCGGCGTCGGCTTCGTCTACGCGCCCGCCGTCGAGGCCGCCGCCAAGAAGTTCCCCAAGACCACCTTCGGGATCATCGACGACAACACCGTGAAGGCCGACAACGTCGCCGACCTCGTCTTCCACGAGGAACAGGGCTCCTATCTGGCGGGCGTCGCCGCCGCCAAGGCGAGCAAGGCCGAACACGTCGGATTCGTCGGAGGCGTGGACATTCCGCTCATCCACAAATTCGAGGCCGGATTCGTGCAGGGCGTGAAATCCGTCGACCCCAAGATCAAGATCGAGAAGCGGTATCTGACCGAGAAACCCGAGGAGGGTGGATTCTCCAGCCCCGACAAGGGACAGAACGCGGCGAGCGGACAGATCGAGTCCGGCGCCGACGTGATCTACCACGCGGCGGGGCTGTCCGGGCAGGGAGTCATTCAGGAGGCCGGCTCGCAGAAGAAGTGGGCCATCGGCGTCGACTCGGACCAGTACAAGCAGAAGGCCCTCGCCAAGTACAAGGACTACATCCTCGGCTCGGCGTTCAAGGACGTCGGCGGCGCCGTGTACGACCTCACGAAGTCCGTCGTCGAGGGCAGGCCGATGACGGGCGAGCAGCGGTACGACCTGAAGTCGGGCCGCGTCGGGTTCTCCGACTCGAACCCGAAGTACACGGCGATGAAGGATGTCGTCGCCGCCGTGGAGAAGGCCGAGAAGGACATCGTCAGCGGCAAGGTGAAAGTCAAGATCGTTCCGTAG
- a CDS encoding protein-tyrosine phosphatase family protein, translating into MTTSGETRTWESAAAGVLRLPSGRLVRGRGLRHPLPDGDVPDFGVYLLGKQPPEVAWETRWLPWPDFRLPSDRELARKVLREVWDRAAGERVEVACGGGRGRTGTALACVAVLDGVPAAEAVSYVREHYDRHAVETPWQRRYVQRFTP; encoded by the coding sequence ATGACCACGAGCGGTGAGACACGTACATGGGAGAGCGCAGCCGCAGGAGTCCTGCGGCTGCCCTCCGGGCGACTCGTCCGGGGGCGGGGGCTCCGGCATCCGTTGCCCGACGGGGACGTGCCCGACTTCGGGGTGTATCTGCTGGGAAAGCAGCCGCCCGAAGTGGCCTGGGAGACCCGGTGGCTGCCGTGGCCGGACTTCCGGTTGCCGAGCGACCGGGAGCTCGCGCGGAAGGTGCTGCGCGAGGTGTGGGACCGGGCCGCCGGGGAGCGGGTCGAGGTCGCCTGCGGGGGTGGGCGCGGGCGGACCGGGACGGCCCTCGCCTGCGTCGCCGTGCTCGACGGGGTGCCGGCGGCCGAGGCCGTGTCGTACGTGCGGGAGCACTACGACCGGCACGCGGTGGAGACGCCCTGGCAGCGGCGGTACGTCCAGAGGTTCACCCCCTAG
- a CDS encoding N-acetylneuraminate synthase family protein, which translates to MSNITSIGANSRLRRFGSKTAGPGQPVYITGEIGINHNGDLENAFALIDVAADAGCDAVKFQKRTPEICTPRDQWDIERDTPWGRMTYIDYRHRVEFGESEYQAISEHCAKRGIDWFASPWDTEAVAFLEKFDLPAHKVASASLTDDELLRALRATGRTIILSTGMSTPKQIRHAVEVLGSDNILMCHATSTYPAQAEELNLRVINTLQAEYPNVPIGYSGHETGLQTTLAAVALGATFVERHITLDRAMWGSDQAASVEPQGLTRLVRDIRTIEASLGDGVKKVYESELGPMKKLRRVAGVVAEAETAADTEPVAV; encoded by the coding sequence ATGAGCAACATCACCTCCATCGGCGCCAACTCCCGCCTCCGCCGCTTCGGTTCGAAGACGGCCGGTCCCGGTCAGCCCGTCTACATCACCGGCGAGATCGGCATCAACCACAACGGCGACCTGGAGAACGCGTTCGCGCTCATCGACGTGGCCGCCGACGCGGGCTGCGACGCGGTGAAGTTCCAGAAGCGCACCCCGGAGATCTGCACGCCGCGCGACCAGTGGGACATCGAGCGCGACACCCCCTGGGGCCGCATGACGTACATCGACTACCGCCACCGCGTGGAGTTCGGCGAGTCCGAGTACCAGGCCATCAGCGAGCACTGCGCCAAGCGCGGCATCGACTGGTTCGCCTCCCCGTGGGACACCGAGGCCGTCGCCTTCCTGGAGAAGTTCGACCTGCCCGCCCACAAGGTCGCCTCCGCCTCGCTCACCGACGACGAGCTGCTCCGCGCCCTGCGCGCCACGGGCCGCACGATCATCCTCTCCACCGGCATGTCGACCCCGAAGCAGATCCGCCACGCGGTCGAGGTCCTGGGCAGCGACAACATCCTGATGTGCCACGCCACGTCGACGTACCCGGCGCAGGCGGAGGAGCTCAACCTCCGCGTCATCAACACCCTCCAGGCCGAGTACCCGAACGTGCCGATCGGCTACTCCGGCCACGAGACGGGCCTGCAGACGACGCTCGCCGCCGTCGCCCTCGGCGCCACCTTCGTCGAGCGCCACATCACCCTCGACCGCGCGATGTGGGGCTCCGACCAGGCCGCCTCCGTCGAGCCGCAGGGCCTGACCCGCCTCGTCCGCGACATCCGCACCATCGAGGCGTCCCTCGGTGACGGCGTCAAGAAGGTCTACGAGTCCGAGCTCGGCCCGATGAAGAAGCTGCGCCGCGTCGCGGGCGTCGTGGCCGAGGCCGAGACCGCCGCGGACACCGAGCCGGTCGCGGTCTGA
- a CDS encoding BMP family protein codes for MRRVSRIAVAGAATAALAVTVSACGGTSSDAAASKDDKNKGVAIAYDVGGAGDQSFNDAATVGMKKAAKEFKTGEKAVEPVDGESDADKTQRLTQLAKQGYNPVIGVGYAYAPAIKEVSEKFPKTTFGIVDDETVKADNVSDLVFSEQEASYLAGVVAAKATKSKTVGFVGGVDVPLIHKFEAGFAQGVKDTNPKVKVVKQYLTEKAEDGGFSSPDKGKTAAQGQIEKGADVVYHAAGLSGQGVIEAAAAKKVWAIGVDSDQYKQDALAKYKKYILTSATKDVAGSVYNLAKAVEDGTAKGGVVRADLKSGGVALADSNPEFMKMKDVQEALKKAEEGIKGGKIKVKTAP; via the coding sequence ATGCGCCGGGTGTCTCGAATAGCTGTCGCGGGCGCCGCGACCGCCGCTCTTGCCGTAACCGTCTCCGCCTGTGGTGGCACGTCCAGCGACGCCGCCGCGAGCAAGGACGACAAGAACAAGGGCGTCGCCATCGCCTACGACGTCGGCGGCGCCGGCGACCAGTCCTTCAACGACGCCGCGACCGTCGGCATGAAGAAGGCCGCCAAGGAGTTCAAGACCGGCGAGAAGGCCGTCGAGCCCGTCGACGGCGAGTCGGACGCCGACAAGACGCAGCGCCTGACCCAGCTGGCCAAGCAGGGCTACAACCCGGTGATCGGCGTCGGCTACGCGTACGCGCCCGCCATCAAGGAGGTCTCGGAGAAGTTCCCGAAGACCACCTTCGGCATCGTCGACGACGAGACGGTCAAGGCCGACAACGTCTCCGACCTGGTCTTCAGCGAGCAGGAGGCGTCCTACCTCGCGGGCGTCGTCGCCGCCAAGGCCACCAAGTCCAAGACCGTCGGCTTCGTCGGCGGCGTGGACGTCCCGCTGATCCACAAGTTCGAGGCGGGCTTCGCGCAGGGCGTCAAGGACACCAACCCCAAGGTCAAGGTCGTCAAGCAGTACCTGACCGAGAAGGCCGAGGACGGCGGCTTCTCCAGCCCCGACAAGGGCAAGACCGCCGCGCAGGGCCAGATCGAGAAGGGCGCCGACGTGGTCTACCACGCCGCGGGCCTCTCCGGTCAGGGCGTCATCGAGGCCGCCGCCGCCAAGAAGGTCTGGGCGATCGGTGTCGACTCCGACCAGTACAAGCAGGACGCCCTCGCCAAGTACAAGAAGTACATCCTGACCTCGGCGACCAAGGACGTCGCGGGCTCGGTGTACAACCTCGCGAAGGCCGTCGAGGACGGCACCGCAAAGGGCGGCGTCGTCCGCGCCGACCTCAAGTCCGGCGGCGTCGCGCTCGCCGACTCGAACCCCGAGTTCATGAAGATGAAGGATGTCCAGGAGGCCCTGAAGAAGGCCGAAGAGGGCATCAAGGGCGGCAAGATCAAGGTCAAGACCGCTCCGTAA